From Zhongshania aliphaticivorans, one genomic window encodes:
- a CDS encoding aldehyde dehydrogenase family protein, with protein MSSQIDIQLQSAFDALRHGYGEERFPSLRQRVSRLSRLKALLVENEEALCAALSTDFGYRSVDQSSFAEITTTIKSVNYALKNVKFWMQASRRTPDLSLRMSGAKTATQAFPKGVVGIVSPWNFPINLALSPLVSVLAAGNRALIKPSEFTPTSSALLAELIGKYFEKTEVAVVCGEAELAQQFVTLPFDHLIYTGGETVARHIMAAAAVNLVPLTLELGGKSPVIVSQSANLKKAAQRIAFGKYFNAGQICIAPDYLMIAPERLDEFLACLKDAVASMNANADSVDSVTVINDRHRQRLAELVIEATEQGARVVSFGEESGEQPYKLNIVIDAPESTKISCDEIFGPLLLIKTIGSLEAQIAEIRKGGHPLVIYYFGNNESEFNTVAEQTSSGALVKNEVIFQYANDDLPFGGVGRSGMGKYRGLDGFNEFSHTRAIFKSGWLDISGWVTPPYNPQFRMLNKIMRKI; from the coding sequence ATGAGCAGTCAAATCGATATCCAATTACAAAGTGCGTTCGATGCACTTCGCCACGGTTACGGTGAAGAGCGCTTCCCGTCCTTGAGGCAGCGAGTCAGTCGTTTAAGTCGTTTAAAGGCTCTGCTGGTCGAAAATGAAGAGGCGCTTTGTGCCGCCTTATCTACGGATTTTGGTTATCGCTCGGTAGATCAAAGCTCGTTTGCCGAAATTACCACCACGATTAAGTCTGTTAATTACGCACTTAAGAATGTGAAGTTTTGGATGCAGGCCTCGCGCCGCACGCCGGATTTAAGCTTGCGGATGAGCGGTGCAAAGACCGCCACTCAAGCTTTTCCTAAGGGTGTAGTGGGTATTGTTAGTCCTTGGAATTTCCCGATCAATCTTGCGCTATCACCACTGGTGTCAGTGCTTGCAGCGGGAAATCGCGCCTTGATTAAACCCTCTGAATTCACTCCAACAAGTTCAGCATTATTGGCAGAGCTAATAGGGAAATACTTCGAAAAAACAGAAGTGGCTGTGGTGTGCGGCGAAGCCGAGCTTGCTCAGCAATTTGTCACCTTGCCCTTTGATCACCTGATTTATACCGGCGGTGAAACGGTGGCGAGACACATTATGGCCGCCGCGGCAGTGAATTTAGTGCCACTCACCCTCGAGCTTGGTGGCAAATCGCCAGTCATCGTTAGTCAGTCAGCCAACTTGAAAAAGGCCGCGCAGCGTATCGCGTTTGGTAAGTACTTTAATGCTGGTCAAATTTGCATTGCACCAGATTATTTAATGATCGCTCCTGAGCGTCTTGATGAGTTTCTCGCTTGCTTAAAAGACGCTGTTGCCTCCATGAATGCCAATGCGGATTCAGTCGACAGCGTGACCGTGATCAACGACCGCCATCGCCAGCGTCTTGCCGAATTGGTCATTGAGGCAACAGAGCAGGGCGCGCGAGTTGTGAGTTTTGGTGAAGAAAGCGGTGAGCAACCCTACAAACTAAATATCGTCATCGACGCGCCTGAATCGACAAAAATCAGCTGCGACGAAATATTTGGCCCGTTGCTGTTAATCAAAACCATTGGCAGTTTAGAGGCCCAGATAGCTGAAATCCGCAAGGGCGGGCACCCCTTGGTTATTTATTACTTTGGTAATAACGAAAGCGAATTTAACACCGTTGCCGAGCAAACCTCGTCCGGCGCCTTGGTCAAAAACGAAGTTATTTTTCAATACGCTAATGATGACCTGCCCTTTGGTGGCGTGGGTCGTAGCGGCATGGGTAAGTATCGTGGCCTCGATGGCTTTAATGAGTTTTCTCATACCCGCGCAATATTTAAATCTGGGTGGTTGGATATTTCTGGCTGGGTGACCCCGCCCTACAACCCACAATTCAGAATGCTTAACAAAATAATGAGGAAGATATGA
- a CDS encoding cytochrome P450, producing MSSNVVDGADTNLNEVVANMLSPECIQNPYPVYKKLRTQSPVHGLLDYPPGTVPGVDTPFPAWVITRYADVDYVLSNPDVFSSEDPMQANSSAPSLMLVNHDKPRHTDLRNLAKMAFTPKRIHDNIVERLRSDVSAIVDGNVGQSIDFMEEVAGVIPALVMTYLMGLPKEDYKKLVRWANAFMVSSDFTPQERQSCNEELFHYFVAKVGERYSDIEAGKKVTDDLMTAFITAEYEGNGLSKEEVVLFCITLVVAGAETTTYFLGNLMGVMLEDSSWFERLKQDRSLIRPFMEECLRRDGPPQRLFRCVLKDCEVGGQAIKAGDWVAFFMAAANHDESVFESPEQFILGRKNVSKHVTFGRGIHHCLGAPLARIEAEIMLNTMFDKCAAIEGTLANSSRQSGGLLAYGFSTLPLKLVSTNP from the coding sequence ATGAGTAGTAACGTAGTAGATGGTGCTGACACCAATTTGAACGAAGTTGTTGCGAATATGCTGTCACCTGAGTGTATTCAAAACCCGTATCCTGTGTATAAAAAACTGCGGACTCAGTCGCCAGTACACGGTTTGCTGGATTATCCGCCAGGCACTGTACCCGGTGTGGACACGCCATTTCCTGCGTGGGTAATTACCCGCTACGCCGATGTGGATTACGTGCTTAGCAATCCAGATGTTTTTTCTTCTGAAGATCCAATGCAGGCGAATTCAAGTGCGCCGAGCTTAATGCTGGTAAACCACGATAAGCCGCGTCACACCGATCTGCGCAACCTAGCCAAAATGGCCTTCACGCCCAAGCGGATTCACGACAATATCGTTGAGCGTCTACGCAGCGACGTTAGCGCAATTGTTGATGGCAATGTTGGCCAATCAATTGATTTCATGGAAGAGGTTGCGGGGGTTATTCCCGCGTTGGTAATGACCTATTTGATGGGCTTGCCGAAGGAAGACTACAAGAAACTAGTGCGTTGGGCTAACGCCTTTATGGTGTCATCTGATTTTACCCCGCAGGAGCGCCAAAGCTGTAATGAAGAATTATTTCACTACTTTGTGGCAAAAGTAGGCGAGCGCTATAGCGATATTGAAGCAGGTAAAAAAGTAACCGATGACCTGATGACCGCGTTTATTACCGCGGAATACGAAGGCAACGGCCTGAGTAAAGAAGAAGTTGTGCTGTTCTGCATCACCTTGGTTGTTGCCGGAGCGGAAACAACAACCTATTTCCTAGGGAACTTGATGGGCGTCATGCTGGAAGACAGCAGCTGGTTTGAGCGCCTCAAGCAAGATCGCAGTTTAATCCGCCCCTTTATGGAGGAGTGTTTGCGTCGCGACGGTCCGCCGCAGCGCTTGTTCCGCTGTGTTCTCAAAGACTGCGAAGTCGGTGGGCAAGCGATAAAGGCAGGTGACTGGGTGGCGTTCTTTATGGCCGCGGCGAATCACGATGAATCGGTATTCGAAAGCCCTGAGCAGTTCATTCTCGGGCGTAAAAATGTTTCTAAGCACGTTACCTTTGGGCGCGGAATACACCATTGCTTAGGTGCGCCTTTGGCGCGGATCGAAGCAGAGATAATGTTGAACACAATGTTTGATAAGTGCGCCGCAATTGAAGGTACGCTTGCCAATTCTAGTCGTCAATCTGGAGGTTTACTTGCTTACGGTTTTAGCACTTTGCCGTTGAAGTTGGTATCGACTAATCCCTAG
- a CDS encoding winged helix DNA-binding protein: protein MNKHWKTADDVPVNPDNAPNMFLDYFYPIHFSIGMKIEAGLMECGRLDRHQTVIMWILRSESQRRDVTTISRKDIVKMMTNWYDITSSSVSKALRALAKEPLSYITILEDPNSGREKLIEMTPAGKQHCDEMIASACDVIKRITANFSDDENKMGIYMFMRMDEEFSKIRS, encoded by the coding sequence TTGAACAAGCATTGGAAAACCGCAGACGACGTACCTGTAAATCCAGATAACGCTCCCAATATGTTTCTGGATTATTTTTACCCGATACACTTTTCAATTGGGATGAAGATAGAAGCAGGGTTGATGGAGTGTGGCCGACTCGATCGCCACCAAACCGTTATTATGTGGATTCTGCGATCAGAGTCTCAACGCCGAGACGTAACGACGATTAGCCGCAAAGACATCGTCAAAATGATGACCAACTGGTATGACATTACCAGCAGCAGTGTTTCCAAAGCTTTGCGTGCCCTAGCAAAAGAACCATTGAGCTATATCACTATATTGGAAGACCCAAATTCAGGTCGTGAAAAACTCATTGAAATGACCCCAGCAGGCAAACAACACTGCGACGAAATGATCGCCAGCGCCTGTGATGTCATAAAGCGGATTACCGCGAATTTCTCTGATGACGAGAACAAAATGGGGATCTATATGTTCATGCGAATGGACGAAGAGTTTTCGAAAATACGCAGTTAA
- a CDS encoding queuosine precursor transporter, with the protein MMSNTLNNKATRLFIFLGGFFVANALIAELIGVKIFSLEHTLGMPPLDLSIFGIEHLSFNLTVGVLLWPFVFVLTDIINEYYGKRGVQLLSYLTAGLIVYAFAMFFIGIHLVPADFWPQSHISPALPQSEQDNLRALVSDYDAAFKLVFGQGLWIILGSLVAFLLGQIIDVKVFHRVKEITGERWIWLRATGSTLVSQFIDSFVVLFIAFYIGADWSLQLVFAIGVVNYIYKFMMAVVMTPVLYGVHYIIEKYLGDELASTLKQQALTSSH; encoded by the coding sequence ATGATGAGCAATACCCTTAATAATAAAGCCACCCGCCTATTTATTTTTCTGGGCGGCTTTTTTGTGGCCAATGCCCTGATCGCGGAATTGATCGGCGTAAAAATATTTTCCCTCGAGCATACCCTCGGCATGCCGCCGCTTGACCTCAGTATTTTTGGCATTGAACACCTTTCCTTCAATCTTACGGTCGGGGTTTTACTTTGGCCCTTTGTTTTTGTGCTTACCGACATTATTAATGAATACTACGGCAAGCGCGGTGTGCAGCTATTGTCTTACCTCACCGCGGGCTTAATTGTGTACGCCTTTGCCATGTTTTTTATTGGCATTCATTTAGTGCCAGCGGATTTTTGGCCGCAATCCCATATTAGCCCAGCACTCCCACAGAGCGAGCAAGATAATTTACGGGCGCTGGTCAGCGATTACGATGCAGCATTTAAATTGGTGTTTGGCCAGGGTTTGTGGATTATTCTTGGCTCCCTAGTCGCCTTTTTACTTGGTCAGATTATTGATGTAAAAGTGTTTCACCGAGTGAAAGAAATCACTGGGGAACGCTGGATATGGCTGCGGGCCACCGGCTCCACCTTGGTCAGCCAGTTTATCGACAGTTTTGTGGTGCTGTTCATCGCCTTTTATATTGGCGCCGACTGGAGTTTACAATTGGTTTTTGCGATTGGCGTAGTGAACTATATTTACAAGTTTATGATGGCCGTGGTCATGACGCCGGTGTTATATGGCGTGCACTATATAATTGAAAAATACTTGGGCGATGAACTGGCCAGCACCTTAAAACAACAGGCACTGACCAGTTCGCACTAG
- a CDS encoding SDR family oxidoreductase, with protein MSVQHYAPLVLITGASQGIGAAIAKCFANADFPVRLALLARTRSGLMDVAADCAKANSVKIYTVDVSNAEQVAAFAQTLKSEMGEVDVLINNAGSWLGSSIVDMAVADFDRIIAANLRSTFLLSKMVLPAMIAKGAGDIFNMSSTAGFEGYAGVSAYCAAKHGVSGFTKALREEMRGTGVRVCCVSPGPTHSPSWQDSGVAKEQLMPAEDVARAFLAIYKLDRNVVVEDIVLRPQAGHIRSN; from the coding sequence ATGTCAGTTCAACATTACGCACCGCTGGTGCTTATTACTGGGGCCTCACAAGGCATTGGCGCGGCGATCGCAAAGTGCTTTGCTAACGCCGATTTTCCGGTGCGTCTGGCACTGCTTGCACGCACTCGCAGCGGGCTGATGGACGTTGCGGCGGACTGCGCCAAGGCGAACTCGGTAAAGATATACACCGTTGATGTGAGCAACGCGGAGCAGGTGGCTGCTTTCGCCCAGACACTCAAGTCAGAGATGGGTGAGGTCGACGTCCTCATTAATAACGCTGGAAGTTGGTTGGGCAGCAGTATTGTCGATATGGCGGTAGCCGATTTTGACCGTATTATCGCGGCCAATTTGCGCAGCACGTTTTTGCTCTCGAAAATGGTATTACCGGCCATGATCGCAAAGGGGGCCGGGGATATTTTTAATATGTCTTCAACGGCGGGTTTCGAAGGCTATGCAGGGGTCTCGGCCTATTGCGCTGCCAAGCACGGAGTTAGTGGGTTTACTAAGGCGCTGCGCGAAGAAATGCGGGGCACAGGCGTGCGGGTGTGTTGCGTGTCACCAGGGCCGACTCATTCCCCTTCTTGGCAGGACAGTGGTGTGGCCAAAGAGCAGTTAATGCCCGCTGAAGATGTGGCGCGCGCATTCCTAGCGATATATAAACTCGACCGCAATGTGGTGGTAGAAGATATTGTGCTGCGGCCGCAGGCTGGGCATATACGAAGTAATTAG
- a CDS encoding acyl-CoA dehydrogenase family protein gives MNLNLSEEQQFIQQTARDFAEKELVGNAAKLDAGQGQDEFLANLKKLADLGFMGLNVDAEYGGTEAGTVAFSLAISSIARGCASTAVTVSVTNMVAEVIQSVASVEQKQNYLPKICSGEYLAAGFCLTESGAGSDPSGMKTTAVRDGDGWVLNGSKAYITSAEYAGVFVVWAVTDKDAPRGKGISCFLVERETAGLTVGPAEEKMGQKGSATNPVYFDDCRIPASALMGTLNRGYQVALGELAGGRIGIGSLALGLGEAALDYARDYAKERQQFGQPIANFQGLQWMLADAYTEMEAARLLLMQAAFTKESGGDFGKQASMAKLFASEAANRACYTGLQILGGNGYNREYPLERLARDVRITSIYEGTSEIQRMIISRSVFS, from the coding sequence ATGAATTTAAACCTCTCAGAAGAGCAGCAATTTATTCAGCAAACTGCACGGGATTTTGCCGAGAAGGAACTTGTCGGCAACGCTGCCAAGCTGGATGCAGGTCAGGGCCAAGACGAATTTTTAGCGAATCTTAAAAAGCTCGCTGATTTAGGTTTTATGGGGCTGAATGTCGATGCCGAATACGGCGGCACCGAAGCGGGGACCGTGGCGTTTAGTTTGGCAATTAGCAGTATTGCCCGAGGTTGCGCCTCTACCGCAGTGACCGTGTCGGTTACCAATATGGTGGCCGAAGTGATTCAGTCGGTGGCGAGCGTTGAGCAGAAACAAAATTACCTGCCCAAAATTTGCTCCGGTGAATATTTGGCGGCGGGCTTCTGCCTAACCGAGTCGGGTGCCGGCTCAGACCCCTCGGGGATGAAAACCACTGCAGTGCGCGATGGCGACGGCTGGGTTTTAAATGGCTCCAAAGCCTATATCACCAGTGCCGAGTACGCTGGGGTGTTTGTCGTGTGGGCGGTAACCGACAAAGACGCGCCGCGCGGTAAGGGCATTTCCTGCTTTTTGGTTGAGCGTGAAACGGCTGGTCTTACCGTGGGGCCGGCTGAAGAGAAAATGGGCCAGAAAGGTTCGGCAACCAATCCGGTGTATTTTGATGATTGTCGTATTCCTGCCAGCGCGCTTATGGGCACCTTAAATCGTGGTTATCAAGTGGCTTTGGGTGAGTTGGCCGGTGGCCGTATTGGCATTGGATCTTTAGCCTTGGGTTTGGGTGAAGCTGCACTCGACTACGCCAGAGACTACGCCAAAGAGCGCCAGCAATTTGGTCAGCCCATCGCTAATTTTCAGGGTTTGCAATGGATGTTGGCTGACGCTTACACCGAAATGGAAGCGGCCCGTTTGCTATTGATGCAGGCGGCGTTCACCAAAGAGAGTGGCGGCGATTTTGGCAAGCAGGCCTCTATGGCTAAATTGTTTGCCTCGGAAGCCGCCAACCGAGCGTGTTATACCGGCCTGCAAATTCTGGGCGGCAATGGCTATAACCGCGAGTACCCCCTGGAGCGCTTGGCCAGAGATGTGCGGATTACCAGTATATATGAAGGCACCAGCGAAATTCAGCGCATGATTATTTCACGCAGTGTATTTAGTTGA